From a region of the Methanolobus tindarius DSM 2278 genome:
- a CDS encoding DUF2180 family protein, which translates to MMKCYDCMEDGNDTEATCVCIACGKGLCSDHCKELELPVTVGQPPNVQRLPKGLPRILCKYCFDQTIEDGFD; encoded by the coding sequence ATGATGAAATGTTATGACTGCATGGAAGATGGAAACGATACAGAAGCAACATGCGTCTGCATTGCCTGCGGAAAGGGTCTCTGTAGCGATCACTGCAAAGAACTTGAACTTCCCGTGACTGTTGGACAGCCACCTAACGTACAGAGACTGCCAAAGGGACTGCCAAGGATTCTTTGCAAATACTGTTTTGACCAGACAATTGAAGACGGATTCGATTAA
- a CDS encoding DUF2180 family protein, producing MKCFECAKNGKDSDTVAVCIICGRGVCKDHLVREETPVWEGEYSIKLKCGMGISCDYKDVQHWKKVLCIPCHEALKENY from the coding sequence ATGAAATGCTTTGAATGTGCAAAAAATGGAAAAGACAGTGATACAGTTGCTGTCTGCATAATCTGCGGGAGAGGAGTTTGCAAGGACCACCTTGTAAGAGAAGAAACACCTGTATGGGAAGGTGAATACAGTATAAAGCTGAAATGTGGAATGGGAATTTCCTGTGACTACAAGGATGTACAGCACTGGAAGAAAGTGCTCTGTATACCATGTCATGAAGCCCTGAAGGAGAACTACTAG
- the fpoF gene encoding F420H2 dehydrogenase subunit FpoF, translated as MAHPKILEVIEHDVCTSCGACVSACPAGAIVMNKHAEVRDPDNLEYYVKGAAPDVCEQCLTCGRLCPVIDGYVEDEFANVKEFFGAKSTIHGQDGGVTSILAKALLETGTVDCIVGIARDGAWGTELIVMTKPEDVDRTTGTKYTYDSVLSALREPFEKYDKIGVIGVPCQAHGARLLFENNNDKIVVILGLLCMESFYHDVMTEKIVPEVMGLNLEDVVKMDFGKGKFWNYTKDGEAHSVKIPEVAHYARNPCHNCCDYTSVSADISLGSVGTPDGWNCVLIRTDVGKKMFELIKDKVEIMEDPKPGMDLIKKLAKMKHDNNSGHYLEVCEKFSFDECGIH; from the coding sequence ATGGCCCATCCAAAAATATTAGAGGTCATTGAGCACGACGTCTGCACTTCTTGTGGGGCATGCGTTTCAGCATGTCCTGCAGGTGCTATTGTTATGAACAAGCATGCAGAAGTCCGTGACCCTGATAATTTAGAATACTACGTCAAAGGCGCAGCACCTGATGTATGTGAGCAGTGTCTCACTTGCGGAAGACTCTGTCCTGTTATTGACGGATATGTAGAAGACGAATTTGCAAACGTAAAAGAGTTCTTTGGAGCAAAAAGCACAATACACGGTCAGGATGGCGGTGTAACTTCAATTCTTGCAAAAGCTCTGCTTGAAACCGGTACGGTAGATTGTATTGTTGGTATCGCCAGAGATGGTGCATGGGGTACTGAACTTATTGTTATGACCAAACCGGAAGATGTTGATAGGACAACAGGTACTAAGTACACATACGATTCTGTACTTTCAGCACTCAGAGAACCTTTTGAGAAATACGATAAGATTGGTGTAATTGGCGTACCTTGCCAGGCACACGGCGCACGTCTCCTTTTTGAGAATAACAATGACAAGATCGTTGTGATCCTTGGTCTGTTGTGCATGGAAAGTTTCTACCATGACGTAATGACTGAGAAGATCGTTCCTGAAGTAATGGGACTTAATCTTGAAGACGTTGTTAAGATGGACTTCGGTAAGGGTAAGTTCTGGAACTACACAAAGGACGGCGAAGCTCACAGCGTAAAGATTCCTGAAGTCGCTCACTACGCAAGAAACCCATGCCACAACTGTTGTGACTACACATCAGTATCTGCTGACATATCACTTGGATCTGTTGGTACACCTGATGGCTGGAACTGTGTGCTAATAAGAACTGATGTAGGCAAGAAGATGTTCGAGCTTATCAAAGATAAGGTCGAGATCATGGAAGATCCAAAGCCAGGAATGGATCTTATCAAGAAACTTGCTAAGATGAAACACGATAACAACTCAGGCCACTACCTTGAAGTCTGTGAGAAATTCTCATTCGACGAATGTGGCATTCACTGA
- the mer gene encoding 5,10-methylenetetrahydromethanopterin reductase — protein MTFGIEFVPSDPVLKIAHYAKLAEQQGFDNVWITDHYNNRDVYSTLTVLAMNTNSIKLGTGVTNPYTRNAAITASSIGSLNEISGGRAILGLGPGDKATFDAMGISWDKPLTTTKESIAAIRGFLAGEKVTMDGDMIKFGGAKMAFKAGDVPIYMGAQGPKMLELAGEVSDGVLINASHPKDFEVAVKQIAAGAKKAGRDPKEVDVAAYACFSIDKDAAKAKSAAQIVVAFIVAGSPDMVLERHGIDPAAKADIGGAIAKGDFGALMGGMVTDSMMDAFSICGTPDDCKARINELLDIGVTQIVAGSPIGPNKEKAIKLIGKEIIG, from the coding sequence ATGACATTTGGAATTGAATTTGTACCAAGCGACCCGGTTTTAAAAATAGCTCACTATGCAAAACTTGCTGAACAGCAGGGCTTTGACAATGTATGGATCACAGACCACTACAACAACCGTGATGTCTATTCTACCTTAACCGTGCTTGCAATGAACACAAACAGTATCAAGCTCGGAACAGGTGTAACAAACCCATACACAAGAAATGCAGCTATCACAGCATCAAGCATCGGTTCACTTAATGAGATCTCAGGCGGCCGTGCAATTCTCGGTCTCGGTCCTGGAGACAAGGCAACCTTTGATGCAATGGGCATCTCATGGGACAAGCCACTCACAACAACAAAGGAAAGCATCGCTGCTATCCGTGGCTTCCTCGCTGGAGAGAAAGTAACCATGGATGGCGACATGATCAAATTCGGCGGCGCAAAGATGGCATTCAAGGCTGGCGATGTACCTATTTACATGGGTGCACAGGGTCCAAAGATGCTCGAGCTCGCAGGAGAGGTATCAGACGGTGTACTTATCAATGCATCACACCCAAAGGACTTCGAAGTAGCTGTTAAGCAGATCGCAGCAGGTGCAAAGAAGGCAGGCCGTGACCCTAAGGAAGTTGACGTAGCAGCATACGCATGCTTCTCAATTGACAAGGATGCAGCAAAGGCAAAGAGCGCAGCACAGATTGTAGTTGCATTTATCGTTGCAGGTTCCCCTGATATGGTACTTGAACGCCATGGAATTGACCCGGCAGCAAAGGCTGACATCGGCGGAGCAATCGCAAAGGGCGACTTCGGCGCACTCATGGGCGGCATGGTCACAGATAGCATGATGGACGCATTCTCTATCTGCGGAACACCAGATGACTGTAAGGCAAGAATCAACGAGCTTCTTGACATCGGTGTAACACAGATTGTTGCTGGTTCCCCAATCGGACCAAACAAAGAGAAGGCTATCAAGCTTATCGGCAAAGAAATCATTGGATAA